In Arvicanthis niloticus isolate mArvNil1 chromosome 4, mArvNil1.pat.X, whole genome shotgun sequence, a single window of DNA contains:
- the LOC117706590 gene encoding glutathione S-transferase Mu 2-like isoform X2: protein MGDAPDYDRSQWLSEKFKLGLDFPNLPYLIDGSYKITQSNAILRYLGRKHNLCGETEEERIRVDILENQAVDTRRQLAMVCYSPEFEKRKPEYLEGLHDKMKLYSEFLGKQPWFAGDKITYVDFLVYDVLDKHRLFEPTCLDAFPNLKNFMAQFEALKKISAYMKSSRFLSGPMYLKTAWWGNK, encoded by the exons ATGGGCGACG CTCCCGACTATGACAGAAGCCAGTGGCTGAGTGAGAAGTTCAAGCTGGGCCTGGACTTTCCCAAT CTGCCCTACTTAATTGATGGGTCATACAAGATCACCCAGAGCAATGCCATCCTGCGCTACCTTGGCCGCAAGCACAACCTGT gcggagagacagaagaggagaggatcCGTGTAGACATTTTGGAGAACCAGGCTGTGGACACCCGGAGGCAGCTTGCAATGGTCTGCTACAGCCCTGAGTTT gAGAAACGGAAGCCAGAGTACTTAGAAGGTCTCCATGACAAGATGAAGCTCTACTCTGAGTTCCTGGGCAAGCAGCCATGGTTTGCAGGGGACAAG ATTACCTATGTGGATTTCCTTGTCTATGATGTCCTTGATAAGCACCGTCTATTTGAGCCCACGTGCCTGGACGCCTTCCCGAACCTGAAGAACTTCATGGCTCAATTTGAG GCCCTGAAGAAGATCTCTGCCTACATGAAGTCCAGCCGCTTCCTTTCGGGCCCCATGTATTTGAAGACGGCCTGGTGGGGTAACAAGTAG
- the LOC117706590 gene encoding glutathione S-transferase Mu 2-like isoform X1: MPMTLGYWDIRGLGQAIRLLLEYTDSSYEEKRYTMGDAPDYDRSQWLSEKFKLGLDFPNLPYLIDGSYKITQSNAILRYLGRKHNLCGETEEERIRVDILENQAVDTRRQLAMVCYSPEFEKRKPEYLEGLHDKMKLYSEFLGKQPWFAGDKITYVDFLVYDVLDKHRLFEPTCLDAFPNLKNFMAQFEALKKISAYMKSSRFLSGPMYLKTAWWGNK, from the exons ATGCCTATGACTCTGGGTTACTGGGATATCCGTGGG TTGGGTCAAGCCATCCGCCTGCTCCTGGAATACACAGATTCGAGCTATGAGGAGAAGAGATACACCATGGGCGACG CTCCCGACTATGACAGAAGCCAGTGGCTGAGTGAGAAGTTCAAGCTGGGCCTGGACTTTCCCAAT CTGCCCTACTTAATTGATGGGTCATACAAGATCACCCAGAGCAATGCCATCCTGCGCTACCTTGGCCGCAAGCACAACCTGT gcggagagacagaagaggagaggatcCGTGTAGACATTTTGGAGAACCAGGCTGTGGACACCCGGAGGCAGCTTGCAATGGTCTGCTACAGCCCTGAGTTT gAGAAACGGAAGCCAGAGTACTTAGAAGGTCTCCATGACAAGATGAAGCTCTACTCTGAGTTCCTGGGCAAGCAGCCATGGTTTGCAGGGGACAAG ATTACCTATGTGGATTTCCTTGTCTATGATGTCCTTGATAAGCACCGTCTATTTGAGCCCACGTGCCTGGACGCCTTCCCGAACCTGAAGAACTTCATGGCTCAATTTGAG GCCCTGAAGAAGATCTCTGCCTACATGAAGTCCAGCCGCTTCCTTTCGGGCCCCATGTATTTGAAGACGGCCTGGTGGGGTAACAAGTAG